CCTGCGGCAGCGCGGCGGGAACGGCATCCGGTCCGGCGGTCGTCACCTGCTCGGAAACCGTCGCCAGCCAGTCCGCAACAGCGTCACTGCCGACCACCTCGGCCAGCTGCACGTCGGCCGCCGGGGGCAGGGCGTGTTCGGTCGCGGGCCGGGGCGATGGCGAACCGGTCAGGTGCTCGGAGTACCGCCGCCACAGTTGGCCGAGTAGCGCGAACGCCGACCGGCCGTCGGCGATGCCGTGATGGATGACGAGCACGATCTGCTCGCGGTCGTTCTCGCGCAGCAATCGCGCCGAGAACAGCCCGTCCGACCAGTTCCGTTCCTCATTGACCAGGCGAAGGTACTCGCTCTCACCGCCACCGCGTACCTCCAGGCGGGGGTGGAAATCGTTGTCGACGACGAACTTTCTGGCCCCCGCCGCATCGAGCTCGACGCGGCTGCGCAGCAGCGGGTGTGCGCCCGCGAGCTCGTCGAGTACGAGCCGGAGTGTCGCTTCATCCACCTGCCCGGTGACGGTGGTTCCGATGTAGAGCGGCATGCCGCCGGTGACGATGCTGCCCACTTTGGCGCCGGGGCTGAAGTAGGCGGTTTCGAAGGGGGACAGCGGACGTTGAGCGGTCATCGTCGGTCTCGTTTCGGTGGGTCGGCAGCGGGCTCGGCTCAGCATACAAACGTTTCAAACAACTGTACTAAACAGATGTATTAAACAGTTGTATGCAGCCCTTGCTAGGGTGCGGACGTGGGAACACGCGAGGATCTACTCGATGCGGCCAAGAAGTGCCTGGCCGAGCGCGGCTATGCGCGGACAACGGTGCGCGATATCGCCGCGGCCTCCGGCGCCAATCTGGCCGCCATCAACTACCACTTCGGCACCCGTGACGCGCTGCTGCACCAGGCGATGCTGGAGGCCAGTGGTGAGGCGGTGCAGCAGATCTTCGAGTCATTGCCCGCAGACGATCCGGCCGACCCGGCGGCACGGCTGGACGCGTTCCTGTCCGCGTTGATCGGTTCGTTTCGCG
The genomic region above belongs to Mycolicibacterium sp. HK-90 and contains:
- a CDS encoding TetR/AcrR family transcriptional regulator, which codes for MGTREDLLDAAKKCLAERGYARTTVRDIAAASGANLAAINYHFGTRDALLHQAMLEASGEAVQQIFESLPADDPADPAARLDAFLSALIGSFRAKPGVWSANMESLAQALHSAELRAEIATAQDRARRELAQFGSPDGAAGIGAVLETLICGLLVQWVIDPDGLPAPDELTTGLRALTDRLPPA